One Solanum lycopersicum chromosome 4, SLM_r2.1 DNA window includes the following coding sequences:
- the help1 gene encoding hero resistance protein 1 homologue (The RefSeq protein has 1 substitution compared to this genomic sequence) translates to MEEGGKPLLLFEEHKTRITNLIDDFLIRTKQKKKKFIASKLDVIRKLRMELRFLRAIALLGNSTNLDDFYYRMYIHIKKFDLLAEFLFCEDDLILKKYHMECLAPLPLEEIRNYFSLKNEYVATAIEMKKFEYLIRNLHDLPKYCYDLLQPLMSEYNILRQVCTHLRDFYQLECNKTTKTEFLHTRYEVAVDRVTQFCSDLLTGRYKSYRYEYAISECSSKITSLLIDIIPLELEVLHISTSNLIKESRSKEQEGFVKQILKASPRILQNYLIHLQPHMEVAVDVNYAPTQSINVMMEFLLIFLTDIPKRFIHHKKLNDMLAHAGVLTRTISVLVSKQLEEISENNINEANFSAPDFFQEIEQMKGDIRHIFLKAPESSQLHFPMDDGFLFMNLLLRHLKDLLISNAYSVSLIKKEIGMVKQSLEFLTSSFGKVRKTLDGTSGVVKDCWLHALDVAYEAEHVINSILVRDKPLSHLIFSLPNVTDKIKLIVAQVTGLQLEDMNGDEPLDAKSSHESIVLTSSPFVEVTVGHEEEEAWIIGQLLDEHESELDVISIVGMPGVGKTTLANKVYNNTLVASHFNVRAKCTVSQNFNKSKVLREILQQVTGSGGNESEYDLAEKLRVALYDKRYLIVLDDVWDIATGEMLIACFPKVERGNRVILTSRSGEVGLKVKCRSDPVDLQVLTDEKSWELFEKRVFGDEGSCPAELLDIGHEIVEKCKGLPLALVLIAGVIVRGREGKEKEKEKDFWVKIQNNLDSFTSSNINSQIMNVMQSSYDHLPYQLKPLLLYFATLQKSERTPVSTLMQLWMAEGLVDHDIPSKCSLEEVTESYLDALISSGLIMVDHIPSGSYWTSVMIRACYVHDVVHDFCSVKAGKEKFFKLINSGDPFHASDFLHRRLTIHTDDKKCVLFNSNKCSAGSKHLISLKESSSAGSKHLISLKVSSSLDNSRYMFXTRHMRLVRVLQLDDILLQHHLVEEIGSLFHLRFLKIWTRDVKAIPLSWLNLQNLETLLINAEFSTIVLLPILFKLSKLKHVSIDRSSFFDKEDMDNIQSRLLEGENSKLTTLSKVDISYSQGTNDALEKFPNLEHLDCTIMVPKCPPTHDDWFPKLDVLNKLQSLIAVYNNQWNYYGYPIIEYHFPTSLKELRLHFFTVTPTLLSAIAALPQLEILAIIYANFMEDKWDASEDMYQCLKTLSLSFNKLSEWEVDRETFPKLEELILAHCEELTEIPCAFGDIDTLKTIHLTYIKRQLADSADEIKKQIVDFTGEDRLHVHISALSQEI, encoded by the exons ATGGAAGAAGGAGGGAAACCATTG CTACTATTTGAGGAACATAAAACAAGAATCACGAAtcttattgatgatttcttgatTCGGACGaagcaaaaaaagaagaaattcatTGCTTCAAAATTGGATGTGATTCGAAAGCTAAGAATGGAACTGAGATTCCTAAGAGCAATTGCCCTGTTAGGGAATTCGACGAATTTGGATGACTTTTATTACAGGATGTATATTCATATAAAGAAATTCGATCTACTTGCTGAGTTCCTTTTCTGTGAAGATGATTTAATCCTAAAGAAATACCACATGGAATGTCTTGCCCCTCTGCCGCTAGAAGagataagaaattattttagtttgaagAATGAATATGTAGCCACGGCGATAGAGATGAAGAAGTTTGAATACCTCATCAGAAATCTCCATGATCTACCAAAGTATTGTTATGATTTGCTTCAACCCCTCATGAGTGAATACAACATTCTTCGGCAAGTATGCACACATCTCAGAGATTTCTATCAGTTGGAAtgcaacaaaacaacaaaaacagaaTTTCTCCATACTCGGTATGAAGTGGCAGTTGATAGAGTAACACAATTCTGTTCTGATCTTTTGACTGGAAGGTACAAAAGCTATAGATATGAGTATGCCATCTCTGAATGCTCTTCCAAGATCACTTCTCTACTCATCGACATAATCCCTCTTGAGCTGGAGGTTCTCCACATTtctacttctaacctcatcaaagAATCAAGGTCAAAAGAACAAGAAGGATTTGTTAAGCAAATCCTAAAAGCATCTCCAAGGATTCTTCAAAATTATCTCATTCATCTCCAACCACACATGGAAGTTGCGGTAGATGTAAATTACGCTCCAACTCAAAGCATTAATGTCATGATGGAGTTCCTATTGATCTTTCTCACTGATATACCAAAACGGTTTATCCATCATAAAAAATTGAACGATATGTTGGCACATGCTGGAGTGCTTACAAGAACAATATCTGTTCTGGTGAGCAAGCAGTTGGAGGAGATATCTGAGAATAATATCAATGAAGCGAACTTTTCAGCTCCAGACTTTTTTCAAGAAATTGAACAAATGAAGGGAGATATcagacacatttttttaaaagctcCCGAGTCATCTCAACTTCATTTTCCTATGGATGATGGTTTCCTCTTCATGAATCTTCTACTCAGACATTTAAAGGATTTGCTCATTTCCAATGCTTATTCAGTTTCTCTCATAAAGAAAGAAATTGGGATGGTGAAACAAAGCCTCGAATTCCTAACATCATCTTTCGGGAAAGTCAGGAAAACGTTGGATGGCACTAGTGGAGTAGTTAAAGATTGTTGGTTGCATGCTTTGGATGTGGCATATGAGGCAGAGCATGTCATTAATTCCATTCTTGTCAGAGATAAACCTCTCTCGCATTTAATCTTCTCACTTCCGAATGTCACTGATAAGATCAAGCTTATTGTGGCACAAGTCACCGGTTTACAGCTGGAGGATATGAATGGGGATGAACCCCTTGATGCAAAGTCTTCCCATGAGTCAATTGTGTTAACCTCATCACCTTTTGTTGAGGTAACAGTAGGTCATGAGGAAGAAGAAGCCTGGATCATTGGCCAGCTCCTTGATGAACATGAATCCGAGCTTGATGTCATTTCCATTGTTGGAATGCCAGGAGTCGGTAAAACTACTCTTGCCAATAAAGTGTATAACAATACATTAGTTGCAAGTCATTTCAATGTTCGTGCTAAGTGCACTGTTTCCCAAAACTTTAACAAGTCAAAGGTGTTGCGGGAGATTCTTCAGCAAGTTACTGGCTCGGGAGGAAATGAAAGTGAATATGACCTTGCTGAAAAGCTACGAGTTGCACTGTACGATAAAAGGTACCTCATCGTCTTGGATGATGTGTGGGATATTGCAACAGGGGAGATGTTAATAGCATGTTTTCCAAAGGTTGAGAGAGGAAATAGAGTTATCTTAACTAGCCGAAGTGGTGAGGTAGGTTTGAAAGTTAAATGCCGTAGTGATCCTGTGGACCTCCAAGTTTTAACAGATGAAAAAAGTTGGGAGTTATTCGAAAAAAGGGTATTTGGAGATGAAGGAAGCTGCCCTGCTGAACTGTTGGATATTGGACACGAAATAGTTGAGAAATGTAAAGGGCTTCCTTTGGCTCTTGTTTTGATTGCTGGAGTGATTGTTAGAGGAAGGGAAggaaaggaaaaggaaaaggaaaaagattttTGGGTTAAGATTCAAAATAATTTGGATTCCTTTACTTCTTCCAACATCAATTCGCAGATTATGAATGTTATGCAATCAAGTTATGACCATTTACCATACCAGCTGAAGCCGTTGTTGCTTTACTTTGCAACATTGCAAAAGAGCGAACGAACTCCAGTCTCTACATTGATGCAGTTGTGGATGGCTGAAGGATTGGTGGATCATGATATTCCATCCAAGTGTAGTTTAGAGGAAGTAACTGAAAGTTACTTGGATGCTTTAATTTCCAGTGGTCTGATAATGGTGGATCATATCCCCTCTGGGAGTTATTGGACGTCTGTAATGATCAGAGCTTGCTATGTGCATGATGTTGTGCATGATTTTTGTTCAGTAAAAGCGGGAAAGGAAAAGTTTTTCAAGTTAATCAATTCAGGTGATCCATTTCATGCTTCTGATTTCTTGCACCGTCGACTAACCATTCATACTGACGACAAAAAATGTGTCTTGTTTAATTCTAATAAGTGTTCTGCTGGTAGTAAGCATCTCATATCTTTGAAAGAGAGCAGTTCTGCTGGTAGTAAGCATCTCATATCTTTGAAAGTGAGCAGTTCGCTGGATAACTCCAGGTATATGTTTCACACAAGACACATGAGACTTGTTAGAGTGTTGCAACTGGATGACATTCTTCTGCAACATCATTTAGTGGAAGAAATAGGGTCCCTATTTCATTTGAGGTTCTTAAAAATTTGGACTCGTGATGTAAAAGCTATCCCATTGTCGTGGTTGAACCTCCAGAATCTGGAAACTTTGCTGATCAATGCGGAATTTTCCACCATTGTTTTACTGCCAATATTATTCAAACTGTCAAAGCTGAAACACGTGAGCATTGACCGTAGTTCTTTCTTTGATAAAGAGGACATGGACAATATCCAAAGTAGACTATTGGAAGGTGAGAATTCAAAGCTTACAACTTTATCCAAAGTTGATATCTCATATTCCCAAGGAACTAATGATGCTCTAGAGAAGTTCCCAAATCTTGAGCACCTTGATTGCACCATCATGGTACCCAAGTGTCCTCCTACACACGACGATTGGTTTCCCAAGTTAGATGTCCTTAATAAACTTCAATCGCTCATTGCAGTATACAACAACCAATGGAATTATTATGGTTATCCCATTATTGAATATCACTTCCCTACCAGCTTGAAAGAGTTGCGGTTGCATTTTTTTACCGTCACACCTACTTTGTTGTCAGCAATCGCGGCATTGCCTCAGCTTGAAATTCTGGCGATTATTTACGCTAATTTCATGGAGGATAAGTGGGATGCAAGTGAGGACATGTATCAATGTCTCAAGACTTTGAGTTTGTCATTTAACAAATTATCAGAATGGGAAGTTGATAGGGAAACTTTTCCCAAGCTTGAGGAATTAATACTAGCACATTGTGAGGAGCTTACGGAGATCCCTTGTGCATTTGGGGATATAGACACTTTAAAGACCATTCATTTAACTTATATTAAGCGTCAGCTTGCAGATTCAGCCGATGAGATTAAGAAACAGATAGTAGATTTCACAGGAGAGGACAGACTTCATGTCCATATATCAGCG TTAAGCCAGGAAATTTAG
- the help1 gene encoding hero resistance protein 1 homologue isoform X1 codes for MEEGGKPLQLLFEEHKTRITNLIDDFLIRTKQKKKKFIASKLDVIRKLRMELRFLRAIALLGNSTNLDDFYYRMYIHIKKFDLLAEFLFCEDDLILKKYHMECLAPLPLEEIRNYFSLKNEYVATAIEMKKFEYLIRNLHDLPKYCYDLLQPLMSEYNILRQVCTHLRDFYQLECNKTTKTEFLHTRYEVAVDRVTQFCSDLLTGRYKSYRYEYAISECSSKITSLLIDIIPLELEVLHISTSNLIKESRSKEQEGFVKQILKASPRILQNYLIHLQPHMEVAVDVNYAPTQSINVMMEFLLIFLTDIPKRFIHHKKLNDMLAHAGVLTRTISVLVSKQLEEISENNINEANFSAPDFFQEIEQMKGDIRHIFLKAPESSQLHFPMDDGFLFMNLLLRHLKDLLISNAYSVSLIKKEIGMVKQSLEFLTSSFGKVRKTLDGTSGVVKDCWLHALDVAYEAEHVINSILVRDKPLSHLIFSLPNVTDKIKLIVAQVTGLQLEDMNGDEPLDAKSSHESIVLTSSPFVEVTVGHEEEEAWIIGQLLDEHESELDVISIVGMPGVGKTTLANKVYNNTLVASHFNVRAKCTVSQNFNKSKVLREILQQVTGSGGNESEYDLAEKLRVALYDKRYLIVLDDVWDIATGEMLIACFPKVERGNRVILTSRSGEVGLKVKCRSDPVDLQVLTDEKSWELFEKRVFGDEGSCPAELLDIGHEIVEKCKGLPLALVLIAGVIVRGREGKEKEKEKDFWVKIQNNLDSFTSSNINSQIMNVMQSSYDHLPYQLKPLLLYFATLQKSERTPVSTLMQLWMAEGLVDHDIPSKCSLEEVTESYLDALISSGLIMVDHIPSGSYWTSVMIRACYVHDVVHDFCSVKAGKEKFFKLINSGDPFHASDFLHRRLTIHTDDKKCVLFNSNKCSAGSKHLISLKESSSAGSKHLISLKVSSSLDNSRYMFHTRHMRLVRVLQLDDILLQHHLVEEIGSLFHLRFLKIWTRDVKAIPLSWLNLQNLETLLINAEFSTIVLLPILFKLSKLKHVSIDRSSFFDKEDMDNIQSRLLEGENSKLTTLSKVDISYSQGTNDALEKFPNLEHLDCTIMVPKCPPTHDDWFPKLDVLNKLQSLIAVYNNQWNYYGYPIIEYHFPTSLKELRLHFFTVTPTLLSAIAALPQLEILAIIYANFMEDKWDASEDMYQCLKTLSLSFNKLSEWEVDRETFPKLEELILAHCEELTEIPCAFGDIDTLKTIHLTYIKRQLADSADEIKKQIVDFTGEDRLHVHISALSQEI; via the exons ATGGAAGAAGGAGGGAAACCATTG CAGCTACTATTTGAGGAACATAAAACAAGAATCACGAAtcttattgatgatttcttgatTCGGACGaagcaaaaaaagaagaaattcatTGCTTCAAAATTGGATGTGATTCGAAAGCTAAGAATGGAACTGAGATTCCTAAGAGCAATTGCCCTGTTAGGGAATTCGACGAATTTGGATGACTTTTATTACAGGATGTATATTCATATAAAGAAATTCGATCTACTTGCTGAGTTCCTTTTCTGTGAAGATGATTTAATCCTAAAGAAATACCACATGGAATGTCTTGCCCCTCTGCCGCTAGAAGagataagaaattattttagtttgaagAATGAATATGTAGCCACGGCGATAGAGATGAAGAAGTTTGAATACCTCATCAGAAATCTCCATGATCTACCAAAGTATTGTTATGATTTGCTTCAACCCCTCATGAGTGAATACAACATTCTTCGGCAAGTATGCACACATCTCAGAGATTTCTATCAGTTGGAAtgcaacaaaacaacaaaaacagaaTTTCTCCATACTCGGTATGAAGTGGCAGTTGATAGAGTAACACAATTCTGTTCTGATCTTTTGACTGGAAGGTACAAAAGCTATAGATATGAGTATGCCATCTCTGAATGCTCTTCCAAGATCACTTCTCTACTCATCGACATAATCCCTCTTGAGCTGGAGGTTCTCCACATTtctacttctaacctcatcaaagAATCAAGGTCAAAAGAACAAGAAGGATTTGTTAAGCAAATCCTAAAAGCATCTCCAAGGATTCTTCAAAATTATCTCATTCATCTCCAACCACACATGGAAGTTGCGGTAGATGTAAATTACGCTCCAACTCAAAGCATTAATGTCATGATGGAGTTCCTATTGATCTTTCTCACTGATATACCAAAACGGTTTATCCATCATAAAAAATTGAACGATATGTTGGCACATGCTGGAGTGCTTACAAGAACAATATCTGTTCTGGTGAGCAAGCAGTTGGAGGAGATATCTGAGAATAATATCAATGAAGCGAACTTTTCAGCTCCAGACTTTTTTCAAGAAATTGAACAAATGAAGGGAGATATcagacacatttttttaaaagctcCCGAGTCATCTCAACTTCATTTTCCTATGGATGATGGTTTCCTCTTCATGAATCTTCTACTCAGACATTTAAAGGATTTGCTCATTTCCAATGCTTATTCAGTTTCTCTCATAAAGAAAGAAATTGGGATGGTGAAACAAAGCCTCGAATTCCTAACATCATCTTTCGGGAAAGTCAGGAAAACGTTGGATGGCACTAGTGGAGTAGTTAAAGATTGTTGGTTGCATGCTTTGGATGTGGCATATGAGGCAGAGCATGTCATTAATTCCATTCTTGTCAGAGATAAACCTCTCTCGCATTTAATCTTCTCACTTCCGAATGTCACTGATAAGATCAAGCTTATTGTGGCACAAGTCACCGGTTTACAGCTGGAGGATATGAATGGGGATGAACCCCTTGATGCAAAGTCTTCCCATGAGTCAATTGTGTTAACCTCATCACCTTTTGTTGAGGTAACAGTAGGTCATGAGGAAGAAGAAGCCTGGATCATTGGCCAGCTCCTTGATGAACATGAATCCGAGCTTGATGTCATTTCCATTGTTGGAATGCCAGGAGTCGGTAAAACTACTCTTGCCAATAAAGTGTATAACAATACATTAGTTGCAAGTCATTTCAATGTTCGTGCTAAGTGCACTGTTTCCCAAAACTTTAACAAGTCAAAGGTGTTGCGGGAGATTCTTCAGCAAGTTACTGGCTCGGGAGGAAATGAAAGTGAATATGACCTTGCTGAAAAGCTACGAGTTGCACTGTACGATAAAAGGTACCTCATCGTCTTGGATGATGTGTGGGATATTGCAACAGGGGAGATGTTAATAGCATGTTTTCCAAAGGTTGAGAGAGGAAATAGAGTTATCTTAACTAGCCGAAGTGGTGAGGTAGGTTTGAAAGTTAAATGCCGTAGTGATCCTGTGGACCTCCAAGTTTTAACAGATGAAAAAAGTTGGGAGTTATTCGAAAAAAGGGTATTTGGAGATGAAGGAAGCTGCCCTGCTGAACTGTTGGATATTGGACACGAAATAGTTGAGAAATGTAAAGGGCTTCCTTTGGCTCTTGTTTTGATTGCTGGAGTGATTGTTAGAGGAAGGGAAggaaaggaaaaggaaaaggaaaaagattttTGGGTTAAGATTCAAAATAATTTGGATTCCTTTACTTCTTCCAACATCAATTCGCAGATTATGAATGTTATGCAATCAAGTTATGACCATTTACCATACCAGCTGAAGCCGTTGTTGCTTTACTTTGCAACATTGCAAAAGAGCGAACGAACTCCAGTCTCTACATTGATGCAGTTGTGGATGGCTGAAGGATTGGTGGATCATGATATTCCATCCAAGTGTAGTTTAGAGGAAGTAACTGAAAGTTACTTGGATGCTTTAATTTCCAGTGGTCTGATAATGGTGGATCATATCCCCTCTGGGAGTTATTGGACGTCTGTAATGATCAGAGCTTGCTATGTGCATGATGTTGTGCATGATTTTTGTTCAGTAAAAGCGGGAAAGGAAAAGTTTTTCAAGTTAATCAATTCAGGTGATCCATTTCATGCTTCTGATTTCTTGCACCGTCGACTAACCATTCATACTGACGACAAAAAATGTGTCTTGTTTAATTCTAATAAGTGTTCTGCTGGTAGTAAGCATCTCATATCTTTGAAAGAGAGCAGTTCTGCTGGTAGTAAGCATCTCATATCTTTGAAAGTGAGCAGTTCGCTGGATAACTCCAGGTATATGTTTCACACAAGACACATGAGACTTGTTAGAGTGTTGCAACTGGATGACATTCTTCTGCAACATCATTTAGTGGAAGAAATAGGGTCCCTATTTCATTTGAGGTTCTTAAAAATTTGGACTCGTGATGTAAAAGCTATCCCATTGTCGTGGTTGAACCTCCAGAATCTGGAAACTTTGCTGATCAATGCGGAATTTTCCACCATTGTTTTACTGCCAATATTATTCAAACTGTCAAAGCTGAAACACGTGAGCATTGACCGTAGTTCTTTCTTTGATAAAGAGGACATGGACAATATCCAAAGTAGACTATTGGAAGGTGAGAATTCAAAGCTTACAACTTTATCCAAAGTTGATATCTCATATTCCCAAGGAACTAATGATGCTCTAGAGAAGTTCCCAAATCTTGAGCACCTTGATTGCACCATCATGGTACCCAAGTGTCCTCCTACACACGACGATTGGTTTCCCAAGTTAGATGTCCTTAATAAACTTCAATCGCTCATTGCAGTATACAACAACCAATGGAATTATTATGGTTATCCCATTATTGAATATCACTTCCCTACCAGCTTGAAAGAGTTGCGGTTGCATTTTTTTACCGTCACACCTACTTTGTTGTCAGCAATCGCGGCATTGCCTCAGCTTGAAATTCTGGCGATTATTTACGCTAATTTCATGGAGGATAAGTGGGATGCAAGTGAGGACATGTATCAATGTCTCAAGACTTTGAGTTTGTCATTTAACAAATTATCAGAATGGGAAGTTGATAGGGAAACTTTTCCCAAGCTTGAGGAATTAATACTAGCACATTGTGAGGAGCTTACGGAGATCCCTTGTGCATTTGGGGATATAGACACTTTAAAGACCATTCATTTAACTTATATTAAGCGTCAGCTTGCAGATTCAGCCGATGAGATTAAGAAACAGATAGTAGATTTCACAGGAGAGGACAGACTTCATGTCCATATATCAGCG TTAAGCCAGGAAATTTAG
- the LOC138348239 gene encoding uncharacterized protein — MSKTDIDHNHPLYLHPSDTTGVAIISIRLTWSENYSLWSRAMRIQLLGKNKLGLIDGTLSVDSFDKELSHQWNRCNAIVVGWIMSSVAKELLTGILYAKDARSVWEDLREHFDKVNASKIYQLHKGIATIMQGSDNISVYFSKLRDLWVEFDSMIPNPCDCPKSKDFVAHMESQKPIQFLMGLNESYDHARSQILMTIPTPSVNKAYSMLIERESQRTMASTSIMGQGNEVAALLASKKDGYQKSQRNWEMQCDHCHMKGHTKLNCYRLIGYPQNYFKNKKKVGQENTAYNVHTERDAEMTENGSNDRNMQRAPTFNNGQYDQIVKLLDEEKSHANMVNMAGPFHWESEGDW, encoded by the exons ATGTCTAAAACTGACATTGATCATAATCATCCACTTTATCTTCATCCTTCAGACACTACTGGAGTTGCTATCATCTCAATACGATTGACATGGTCAGAAAACTACTCATTATGGAGTCGGGCGATGCGAATCCAGTTGTTAGGAAAGAACAAGTTGGGATTGATCGATGGTACCTTGAGTGTGGACAGCTTTGATAAAGAGCTTAGTCATCAATGGAATCGTTGCAATGCAATCGTAGTGGGTTGGATTATGAGTTCAGTAGCAAAGGAGTTACTTACAGGAATATTATATGCCAAAGATGCCAGATCAGTCTGGGAAGATCTAAGAGAGCATTTCGACAAGGTCAATGCATCAAAGATCTATCAGTTGCACAAAGGAATAGCAACAATTATGCAAGGTTCAGATAACATTTCAGTATATTTCTCAAAACTTCGAGATTTATGGGTCGAATTTGATAGTATGATTCCCAATCCTTGTGATTGCCCTAAATCCAAGGATTTTGTTGCACATATGGAGAGTCAAAAGCCAATACAATTCTTAATGGGACTTAATGAATCATATGATCATGCGAGGAGCCAAATTCTAATGACTATTCCTACACCTAGTGTTAACAAAGCCTATTCTATGCTTATTGAAAGGGAAAGCCAAAGAACTATGGCAAGCACATCTATCATGGGACAAGGAAATGAAGTAGCTGCACTTCTTGCTAGTAAGAAAGATGGTTATCAGAAATCACAAAGAAATTGGGAAATGCAATGTGATCATTGTCATATGAAGGGACATACGAAACTCAATTGTTATCGACTAATAGGATATCcacaaaattatttcaaaaacaagaagaaagtaGGACAAGAAAATACAGCATATAATGTTCATACAGAGAGAGATGCAGAGATGACAGAGAATGGTTCTAATGATAGGAATATGCAGAGAGCACCAACATTTAACAATGGACAGTATGATCAGATAGTAAAATTGCTAGATGAAGAAAAATCTCATGCCAACATGGTGAATATGGCAG GACCTTTCCACTGGGAAAGTGAAGGGGATTGGTAG